A window from Leguminivora glycinivorella isolate SPB_JAAS2020 chromosome 16, LegGlyc_1.1, whole genome shotgun sequence encodes these proteins:
- the LOC125234407 gene encoding nose resistant to fluoxetine protein 6-like isoform X2 has protein sequence MLRLFLFGLVLQYASGVIYKLAPQEYDELPKVTQVDEYRRCMRVPGDTYCFVSAQVHGNLSDHLYRTLVEYSANVITHFDHTHVHRGICPKKSCAHHLHAFSNLTDAVEACLNESLTRDYRLTAKIYEAHCEVYSEESKWDHGDFAYMVVVLVIMGLNGLGSMYDFFCHHGKETFVGRVLLCFAVRQNWKRLAAPASSSPMQQRIKVIHCIRTITACLVILGHSGIPAMLIGNYPLYFEELYHYLPFQIVCNGTLIVQTFFLISGLLMAYNMLLSEQKRPPSWLNLPKGVLLRWLRLTPPFAFVMFFVMTWLRHLATGPFYQKIVASEGDACRRDWWLYLLYLHNYKDHTQCMAHAWYLGAEFQLSIVGLIIFCVLHSNRIRKIAIGVVMVVGLITPAVHTYVQNLYAVLIVAPEVFLNFFVEDPTFNNLYKRGHTNLVCYGLGLAMAYIVFNLKEGDFGLKKYKKYRLLYWLLFPMMLGVVLLGSMFYVDGIVIPIGVIVVYSSAVKLIFGILTALFIMFTILRIDKAFRGFLHWGGWARISRVTYFAYLLHVPLLRYSSGISDELIPITMFWAFTNYVWCTTLAFAFAVPLFISVESPFAELVKVIFLPAHTKRAHITKEACKESKETIEDKI, from the exons CCCAGGAGTACGATGAGTTGCCAAAAGTAACGCAAGTAGACGAATACAGGCGATGCATGCGCGTCCCTGGGGACACCTACTGCTTCGTCAGCGCTCAAGTGCACGGCAATCTGTCGGACCACCTGTATCGGACGTTGGTG GAATATTCAGCAAATGTCATAACACACTTCGATCACACCCACGTACACCGGGGTATTTGTCCAAAAAAGAGCTGTGCACACCACTTGCATGCCTTCTCAAACCTGACCGACGCGGTCGAAGCTTGCCTCAACGAGAGTCTCACTAGGGACTACCGTCTGACCGCTAAAATATACGAAGCACATTGCGAAGTGTACTCTGAGGAGTCGAAATGGGATCATGGGGACTTTGCATACATGGTGGTAGTGTTGGTAATTATGGGACTAAATGGATTGGGAAGCATGTACGACTTCTTTTGTCATCACGGGAAAGAGACGTTTG TGGGTAGGGTTCTGCTGTGCTTCGCTGTGAGACAGAACTGGAAGCGACTTGCAGCGCCCGCCAGCTCCAGTCCTATGCAACAACGCATCAAGGTCATCCATTGCATCAG AACAATAACTGCGTGCTTGGTAATCCTCGGTCATTCGGGGATTCCCGCTATGTTAATAGGAAATTACCCATTATATTTTGAAGAG TTATACCACTACCTGCCCTTCCAAATAGTTTGCAACGGGACTCTCATAGTCCAgactttcttcctcatatctgGTCTCCTGATGGCGTATAACATGTTGCTGTCGGAGCAGAAACGGCCGCCTAGCTGGTTGAACTTGCCGAAAGGTGTGCTGTTGAGGTGGTTGAG ATTGACTCCACCGTTTGCGTTTGTGATGTTCTTCGTAATGACCTGGTTGAGGCATTTGGCTACTGGACCATTTTACCAG AAAATTGTGGCGTCCGAAGGGGATGCTTGCCGCCGTGACTGGTGGCTTTATCTCCTgtatctacataattataaggACCACACGCAATGTATGGCACATGCTTG GTATCTGGGAGCCGAGTTCCAGCTCAGCATAGTTGGCCTCATCATCTTCTGTGTGCTGCACAGCAACAGGATCAGGAAGATTGCCATCGGCGTAGTGATGGTGGTAGGACTTATTACCCCCGCTGTCCACACATATGTTCAGAACCTGTATGCTGTTCTGATTGTGGCCCCAGA AGTGTTCCTAAATTTCTTCGTGGAAGACCCGACATTCAACAACTTGTACAAACGAGGGCACACCAACCTCGTCTGCTACGGTCTTGGCTTGGCGATGGCTTATATTGTCTTTAATTTGAAGGAGGGCGACTTTGGACTGAAAAAATACAAG aaataccGTCTTTTATACTGGTTGCTATTCCCCATGATGCTCGGCGTCGTCCTCCTGGGGTCTATGTTCTACGTCGACGGCATCGTCATCCCGATCGGTGTTATTGTTGTCTACTCCAGCGCCGTCAAGCTGATCTTCGGAATCTTGACTGCGCTGTTCATCATGTTCACGATTTTGAGGATTGATA AGGCGTTCCGCGGTTTCCTCCACTGGGGTGGATGGGCCAGAATCTCTCGGGTCACCTACTTTGCTTACTTACTCCACGTGCCGCTTCTACGATACAGTTctggtatttccgatgaactgaTCCCCATCACCATGTTCTGGGCT TTCACAAACTACGTATGGTGCACCACCCTTGCCTTCGCTTTTGCTGTTCCCCTCTTCATATCAGTAGAAAGTCCTTTCGCCGAACTAGTTAAGGTCATCTTCTTGCCTGCGCACACTAAAAGGGCTCATATCACTAAAGAAGCTTGCAAGGAAAGCAAAGAAACGATTGAAGACAAGATCTAA